Part of the Catalinimonas alkaloidigena genome is shown below.
ACAATGATGAGGGAGATCCGGTTCGTGTAGCCAAAGACAAATTCATTTATAATACTGTAAATATCGGCTTTGATATTACTGCTAACAAGGGCAACCAGCCTCAGGCACCTGCCAGTGAAAAAACTGATGGTTAACAGTAGAATCAGGTCATTATGTAACAAGAAAGGCTACCCAAAAGAGTAGCCTTTTTTATTCATGCTGTTGTTATTTATTATTACTCGCTATCTGAGTTAGCTAGTTACTCTTCCATTAATTGTAATTTGCTGAGTAGGAGATTTAGGGTCATTAGAAAAGATAGTTACCATTTTTTGCTGTCTGCCTCTTCTTCCGTTAGAATTAAAAGTAACCGTAATCTTGCTGCTTTCCCCGGGAGCCAGTGTGTCTTTTTCCGGTGCTGAAACTGTACAACCGCAGTTGGCCCTGGTTTCACGAATGTTTAAAGGGCTTTTTCCGGTATTGGTAAATGTAAAGTTAGCTCTTACCAATTCTCCTTCCTGTATGCTGCCAAAGTCATGGCTGGTTTTTTCTAAAGTAAGCCGGGGCGCCTGCCTGAGTTCTTCCTCAGTCATAGGCGGGAAGTACTCTTCAATGGTAGCCATAACAGTAAATTCTTTTACACTATCTTCAGCTTCGTTGGTAAAAATACGAATACGGTCAGAGGCAAAGCCCAAACTTTTGCGCGCTTGAGCGTCATAAGTTAGATTGATGCTTCCCTTCTGATTGGGTAATAATTCTTTAGGCGCTACATCTATAGTGATATAGTCTGGAGTATCTGAGTTTGCACTGAAGATTACACTTTCCTCACTGTCGTTAAAAACCTCAAATGACTTGGTCACTGGCTCTTTGGTCAGCACTTTACCCATATTGAACGAACGGTATTTTACCCTTAAACGGCCAAGCTGAGTAGGAAAATCATCCTCAGGAGTTTTGGGCTTAGGCTGTACAATACCCTGAATGTACAATACTGCATTGCTGGTTTCAGCATTGGAGGTGACAGTAATGGATTTTCTGAAAGTTCCCGGACGGTTCATGGGATTGTATTGTGCTACTATGGTGCCGCTCTCTCCGGGAGGAATAGGGTCTTTGGACCAGGTAGGCGTAGTACATCCGCAAGAGGGACGCACATTGCTGATGATAAGCGGCGACTTACCGGTATTGGTGAATGAGAATTCATGAGCTACCGGACCTCCTTCTTCCCGTATGGCACCAAAATCATGGCTGGTGTTTTCAAATTTGATAGAAGGCTTCTCATCCTGGGCCCAGGCAAAGGGTGACAGAAAAATCAAACAAGCGATAAACGACAACTTTCTTTTCATGAGAGATATTTTAGCTTATGTTTTGGGCTGAATAAGTTTTTCAGGTAGACGAACAATTTTTGTGCTATACATGTCATTTCCGTAGGGAATTCGGTTTTTTATCTTACCCACTTTCATACCATATCAACTTAAAATGAATTTGTTGAGAAAAGTTCGTCTTCTCACTTTATTTTGTCCTTGAAGTGATATTTTCATTTACTTTGTCAAAAAAACTGAAGAATAAAGATGTCAAGAATATTAACAGGAATACAAAGTACAGGCAGGCCGCACCTGGGAAATATATTGGGCGCTATTGTTCCGGCTATTACCCTTTCTAACCAAGAAAATAATGAGTCGTTATTTTTTATCGCTGACCTTCATTCTCTGACCACAATCAAAGATGCTGAAACCAGGAGACATAATACGGATGCAGTAGCTGCTGCCTGGTTAGCTTTTGGCTTTGACACTGATAAAAACATTTTCTATAGACAGTCGCGTATTCCTGAGGTGTGCGAAATGACCTGGTATCTCAACTGCTTTACGCCTTATCCGATGCTGGCAAATGCGCATTCTTTTAAAGATAAGTCAGACAGGCTGGCTGATGTCAATGCAGGCCTGTTTACCTATCCTGTACTGATGACTTCAGACATCATCATGTACGATGCGGATTTTGTGCCGGTAGGCAAAGATCAGCAGCAACATCTGGAAATGGCCCGTGATATTGCCAACACTTTTAACAAACAGTACGGAGAGACCTTCGTGCTGCCGGAAGCTAAAATTGATGAAAGCCGTATGACGATTCCCGGTACGGATGGCCAAAAGATGAGTAAGTCTTATGGCAATACCATTGATATATTTTTGCCGGATAAAAAACTGCGAAAGCAGGTAATGAGTATTGTGACAGATAGTACCCCTTTGGAAGAACCTAAGAACCCGGATGGTGATACAGTATTTGCGCTATACAGCTTATTGGCTTCTGATGAGCAGGTTGCGGAAATGCGCAAGAAGTATGAAGGCGGTAACTACGGCTACGGTCATGCCAAGCAGGAACTGTACGAACTAATCTTAGAAAAGTACGGGGAAGAGCGTAAGGCCTTTAACTACTATATGAAGAACCTGCCGGAACTGCACGCCAAGCTTGAAAAAGGAGAAGCGAAAGCTCGAGAAATTGCCCGTAAGGTTTTAGGAAAAGTGAAAGAGAAATTAGGATACTGACGATGGTGTTATGCTGCGATAGTATTATAGTTGGTTTATTGCTTTTCAACCATAACACTATCGCAGCAAGAACTACGAACTACTATTCTCTGGAGTTTTTGTCCTTAAACCGATCAAACTTAGACTTCTCTTCCTGTCTTGGGAAAACATTATCGCTTAAGTCAGTGTCGGCAGTTTCCTGATCAGGATCAAGCGTGATAGAAGCCAGTTCTTTATCCAAAGCAAATACTTTACTAGCCTTATTCTCATTCTTACGCCAGATCTCAGCCGGAATCTTACGCGTTTCAGAAGTGCCATCAGCATAATTGAACTGTATGATGATTGGCATCACTAAGCCTCCTTCATTCTTAAAAGTAACTTCGTAGATATTTTTACCTTCGTACTGCTTACGAATGGCGTCATCATTCTGTCGGTTCATAAACTCACCGTAGAAACGCTCGTCAGTGTCAGAAACTGTAAGCGGTTCGTAGGTATCAGGCCATTCTTTAGTTTCTTCATTGGCTTCCGCAGAAGCTTCTTCTTCATTAAGGTTACCTTTTTTGGTCTGAACGTTGTGCTCTACACTTACTTCTTCAGGTTGAAGTTTGTACCATTTCACATCCTCCACGGTAAGATCCACATGATCGGTGGTATAGAACCAGCCTTTCCAGAACCAGTCCAGGTCTACGGCAGAAGCATCTTCCATGGTGCGGAAAAAGTCAGCAGGAGTAGGGCTTTTGAATTTCCAGCGCTGAGCATATTCTTTAAAAGCTGCATCAAATAGTTCAGGTCCCATAATCGTATTGCGGAGGGTATAGAGTGCAGCAGAAGGCTTGCCGTAAGCATTGTATCCAAACTGCATGATCTGCTCAGAGTTAGTCATAACAGGGCGAATATGATTCTTATCGCCGCCCATGTAAGCAGTAATAGTCTGCGGCGTACCAAACTTGAGAGGCATATCAGGATAAAACTCTTCACTGGTCAGGTTTTCCAGAAAGGTGTTCAAACCTTCGTCCATCCATGTCCACTGACGTTCATCGGAGTTCACGATCATTGGAAAGAAGTTGTGTCCTACTTCATGGATAATCACACTAATCATCCCCCACTTTTTGCTGTCAGTATAAGAACCATCAGGGTTAGGGCGGCCAAAATTGAAGCAGATCATGGGGTACTCCATGCCGATAGAAGCTGCATGAACCGAAATGGCTACCGGGTAGGGATATTCAAAGGTGCGGTTTGAGTAACCTAGCAGGGTATTCTTAACCGCCATAGTAGACTCTTTTTCCCAAAGTGGGTTGCCTTCTTTAGGGTAAAAAGACATTGCCATAGGCTGGTTTTGGTCAAGTTTTACTGCCATAGCATCCCAGATAAACTTACGGGATGAGGCAAAGGCAAAATCTCGTACTCTGTCAGCTTTAAAGACCCAGGTCTTTTTGCCAGTGGCTTTGGTTTGCTCATTTTCTCTTGCCTCTTCTTCGGTCACGATCATCACTGGTTTTTCAAACTCATTTTTGGCCTGAGCCAATCTCTTGCTTTGCTCGGAAGTGAGCACATTCTTAGCATTTTGCAACTCACCGGTAGCGGCTACGATATGGTCTTCAGGTACGGTAATAGCCACCTGAAAATCGCCGAAGGAAAGAGCAAACTCTCCATTGCCTAAGAACTGTTTGTTCTGCCAACCATTCACATCATCGTACCTTGCCATGCGAGGGTAAAACTGGGCAATGGTATAAAGGTAGTTGTCGTCTTCAGGAAAATACTCATAACCAGAGCGACCTCCATCCATCATACGGTCATTGATGTTATAAGACCAGTCTACGTGAAAACTGAAGTTTTCTCCGGGATTAAGCGGCTGAGGCAGATCCACCTTCATCATCGTTTTGTTGATAATGTGTTCCAGCGGTTTTCCATTATCATCCGTGACAGATTTGATGTCAAAACCTCCGTCAAAATTATCTTCGTACATCACGTATTTTTGAAACATACGGGCAGGTAAAGAATCTCTTATACTGCTTTGTTCTGTGATGGGCGTATTAGAGTCCTGCGCTCTCATATTCTGGTCAAGCTGCAGCCAGAGATAGGTAAGCGGCTCAGGTGAATTATTATAATAAGTAATTCTTTCCGCCCCCCTTACAGATTGCTTGTCATCATTAAGCTCAACTTCTATATCATAGTCGGCCTGCTGTTGCCAGTACTTATAGCCAGGAGCACCGGAGGCTGTACGGTACTCATTGGGTGTAGGTAGGGTGGTTCCCAACTGCTCAAACTTTCCCTTATGTTCCTGCCTTTCTTGCGCCCAGGCTGTGCTAAAGCCTAACAGAAGCGTTAGCATCGCTGAAATATATCTCATAATATTGTATCTGTTTATTCCTGCATATATCACATAAACTTGCAATATACGCAGGAATAAAATGACAATTGGAATTAATAAGTTCTATTATGGAGAGAATTGCTGTGGAAAAAGGCAGGAAAGAGAATAAAAAAAGCCTGCTATATAACAGGCTCAAAATTTATTTAGCTATCCAGACTTGTTCTTCCTGATGGTTGCCAATCTGAAGCATCAGGCGGGTGGGTTTGGGCACTAATACAAGCCGGGTAAGCTTATCCGGGTATTCGTCTACATCTACCAATACTCCCCCATCAGCTGCATGATAAACCACTTTCCCCTTATCTTCTTCTTTTACATATTTATTGGCCAGATAGGCAATTGGCAGCAAAACATCATTATCCGGACATAATTCATCATGTACATCAGCCAGGATATCTTCTAAATACTCACCATACTGCTCTACAAAGTCATCTTCCAAATCATGAAGTTCTTCTTCCACCTGATCGTAATTCTTATCATTATAGTTAAGCTGACTCAGGATGTTTTTCTTTTCTACAATTTTTACCAGTACTTGGTCAAGCGCTTCAATATCCATAAAAAATAATTTTAATCATCAGTGTTTGTTACAATTTCAATCGGAATACGCAAAATTCATAAGTCTAATCGGAACTTGCAAAGCAAGTACCTAAAATGTTTTCAAACTTATCTGATAGTGAGCAATAAATAAATTAAGCATTTCGTTTACTTTTTGTTTTACTAAGTTAAACGGAACATAAAATATTGTATACATATCAAAATGGGAAGGTTGGATTTTTGAGCGAGTAAATTGCACGAAGATTTTTTGCTGAAATACACCTGCTGTACATCACAAAGCGAAAACTAGCTACACACACCTTGAGTGAGCCCACTTCTGTACCTAATAATCATTCATTACTTTAATTTCATAAGTGGATACTTAGGGTTTCAATAAGGATAATAATCTATTATTTTGCATTTTTAGTAGAATAATCGGATAGTTTGTGTGTATCTTTCCAAGATTATATTGATTTTAGTAATCTTGATAAAGCATGTGCAAACACTTTGGAATCAGCGTGCTAGTACCTGTTAAATAGAATCATCTTTTTTTGGAGAGGAATAATAGAAAGTAGTAATTACAAAGTTTTTTAATTTATACATAGATATATAAATGCATCAGGTTAATATCCTTTTAGTGGATGATCATCAGATAATTCGTGACGGCATAAAATTAATGTTACAGAGTTGTGATTTTATCAACATAGCAGAAGAGGCTTCAAATGTTACAGAAGCACTACAGGTATTGGAGAGGAGTAGTGATATTGGCATGGTGATCTCAGATATTTCTTTGCCTAGAGAGGATGGCTTTGAGTTGCTCAGGGCAGTTAAGAAAAATTACGATGATGTTCGGTTTTTATTTCTGAGCATGTACATAGAAGAGCAATATGCATTACAGGCAGTAGAACACGGTGCTGACGGGTATCTCCCCAAAGATGTATCAGTAAATGCATTGATCGGAGCCATCAAGACAATTCGCGAAGGAGATATTTGCTATGATAAAAAAATATCAGATCTCATCATCAAGGCTTTTATCAATAAGAATATTCGCAGGTACGGCATAGGTGAGTCTAGCCGCTCACTTACTAAACGTGAAAAAGAGATTCTTGCTCAGGTGATTGATGGGGTAAGTAATGCAAACATAGCAGAAAAGCTGGACATCAGCGTACGTACAGTAGAAAACCATAGAGCCAATATTCTAAGAAAAGTAGGGGTGAAAAATACCGCAGAACTGGTTCGTTATACATTACAGCATGATGTGCTGAACTGATTACCTTTTTAGCCTAATATTGATTATTTCACTTCTAAGCTTAGCGCACTAAGACATTTTTCTAAGAGGATTTCTTTTGAGATAGACTTATCATAGACTATTTTGTTTTCTGTATACATGTTTTCCCAATTTAGAAAGTACACGCCTATAGAAGTCCTTTGTATAATTAATTAGACTGGAGGTGATTCTCTCTTTCAAAAAGCCTACTCAAGCTATTTTAATCAAAATTATCCTGTAAATTTAAGCTGTCGTCTCTCGGGGACAACCTAAACTTTTTTATAATTTTGAGTATAGCTAATCATCCAAAACTTACATTATGGATATTAAAATAAAAGAAAAAGCCCAAAAATGGTTAGATAGCAATATTGACGATGAGAGTAAACTCACCATCAAAAAAATGTTGCAAGACAGTAATGAAGAGGAACTGGTTGATGCCTTTTATAAGGATCTGGAATTTGGTACCGGAGGACTAAGAGGCGTGATGGGAGTAGGCTCAAATCGTATCAATAAATATACGGTGGGTATGGCCACTCAGGGACTGAGTAATTATCTTTTACAAACCTATCCTGATAAAGACATTAGCGTGGCCATTGCTCACGACAGTAGAAACAATAGCCGTTACTTCGCCCAGGTAACCGCAGATGTCTTCTCTGCCAATGGCATCAAAGTTTACTTTTTTGATGACCTAAGGCCTACACCGGAACTTTCGTTTGCAATTCGTACGCTTAACTGCGATAGTGGAGTAGTGCTCACTGCCTCTCATAACCCCAAAGAATATAATGGGTACAAAGCCTACTGGAACGACGGAGGGCAGTTGATAGCGCCTCACGATAAAAATGTCATTCGTGAAGTAGGTAAAATTGAGGGCATCAATGCTGTAAAGTTTGATAAAGACGAAAGCAAAATTCAAGTCATAGGCAAAGACATAGATGACCAGTACCTGAGTATGTTAAAAGGGCTTTCGCTATCTCCTGAAGCGATTGAGCGACAGAAAGACCTGAAGATTGTTTTTACCTCTATTCATGGTACGGCTATCAAGCTCGTTCCTCCCGCATTAGAAAAACTCGGTTTTACGAATGTGCACATTGTGCAGGAGCAAGCTAAGCCAGATGGTAATTTTCCTACTGTGGTGTATCCCAACCCTGAAGAGTCTGAAGCTTTAGATATTGCGCTCAAGCAAGCCACTGAAATAGATGCTGATATCCTAATGGGAACAGACCCTGACGCTGACCGGGTGGGTATAGCTGCAAAAAACCCTCACGGAAAATTTCAATTGCTTAATGGGAATCAGACTGGTAGCATGCTGATTCACTACCTTCTGAAAATGTGGCAGGAGAAAGGTAAGCTAGACGGTAAACAGTTTGTTGCTAAAACAATTGTGACTACCGACCTGATTGAGAAAATAGCTGAAAACTTTGATGTCAGTTGTTACGATACGCTTACCGGGTTCAAATATATCGCTGCTTTGATTCGGGAAAAAGAAGGACAAGAAGAGTTCATCGGAGGGGGAGAGGAAAGCTACGGATATCTTTTCGGGGATAAAGTAAGAGATAAAGATGCAGTGGCTTCCTGTGTAATGATTGCCGAGATGGCAGCTTACGTTAAAGATCAGGGTATGAGCCTGTTTGACTTCCTCTTAGATACCTATCTGAAGTTTGGTTTATACCATGAACGTTTGCACTCACTAACCAAGAAAGGTAAAAGTGGAGTAGAAGAAATACAGCAGATGATGCTGGATCTGAGAAATGATCCTCCGAAGACCATAGGAGGGGAGAAAGTAGTTAAGATCATAGATTATCAGGAAGGTAAGGAAAAGGATATGACAAATGGAGATGTCAAACCTATTGACTTTCCAGAGTCTAATGTGCTACAGTTTTTTACTGAAGGAGGAAGCAAAATATCAGCCCGTCCGTCCGGCACCGAGCCCAAGATAAAGTTCTACTTTAGCATCAGAGGGGAACTGGATAACAAATCAGACTATGACAAGAAAGTAGAACAACTGGAAGAGAAAATTTCTGGAATTATTCGGGAAATGCAGATATAAACTTTTCTGATCAATATTTTAAGCTATCCTTCTTTTGTGAATGGGGGATAGCTTTTTTATTTTAAATGAGACAGATGACATAGATATGATTGTAGAGTCTTTATTATTATTAGCAGCAGTAATCTTAGGTGCTATGGGAGGCTGGTTTGCAGCACGCTTCAGGTATCAGCGACCTTTTACCAACCCTCAGGAAATTGAGAGAAAGTACATTTCCAAAGAACTGTATAGCGATGCCAAACGAGAACTGTACGATAGTCAGCAGCAGGTACTGAGACTAACCAAAACACTGGCAGCAAAAGAGCAGCAAAATCAATCCCTACATGAACAACTACTGAATCAGAAAAGTGATATTCAGGACCTTCAGCAACAGTTCAGACATGAGTTTAAAAGTTTGGCCAATGAACTACTAGAGGAAAAAAGCCAAAAATTTACCGCTTTAAACGAAGAAAAGCTTAGTTATATCCTCAATCCTCTCAAGGAGAAAATTACTGATTTTCGCAGCAAAATGGAGCAGACCTATCATGAGGAAATTCGTGAGCGAGCCTCTTTAAGAAAAGAAATTGAACAACTAATG
Proteins encoded:
- a CDS encoding DUF1573 domain-containing protein; protein product: MKRKLSFIACLIFLSPFAWAQDEKPSIKFENTSHDFGAIREEGGPVAHEFSFTNTGKSPLIISNVRPSCGCTTPTWSKDPIPPGESGTIVAQYNPMNRPGTFRKSITVTSNAETSNAVLYIQGIVQPKPKTPEDDFPTQLGRLRVKYRSFNMGKVLTKEPVTKSFEVFNDSEESVIFSANSDTPDYITIDVAPKELLPNQKGSINLTYDAQARKSLGFASDRIRIFTNEAEDSVKEFTVMATIEEYFPPMTEEELRQAPRLTLEKTSHDFGSIQEGELVRANFTFTNTGKSPLNIRETRANCGCTVSAPEKDTLAPGESSKITVTFNSNGRRGRQQKMVTIFSNDPKSPTQQITINGRVTS
- the trpS gene encoding tryptophan--tRNA ligase — its product is MSRILTGIQSTGRPHLGNILGAIVPAITLSNQENNESLFFIADLHSLTTIKDAETRRHNTDAVAAAWLAFGFDTDKNIFYRQSRIPEVCEMTWYLNCFTPYPMLANAHSFKDKSDRLADVNAGLFTYPVLMTSDIIMYDADFVPVGKDQQQHLEMARDIANTFNKQYGETFVLPEAKIDESRMTIPGTDGQKMSKSYGNTIDIFLPDKKLRKQVMSIVTDSTPLEEPKNPDGDTVFALYSLLASDEQVAEMRKKYEGGNYGYGHAKQELYELILEKYGEERKAFNYYMKNLPELHAKLEKGEAKAREIARKVLGKVKEKLGY
- a CDS encoding M1 family metallopeptidase, encoding MRYISAMLTLLLGFSTAWAQERQEHKGKFEQLGTTLPTPNEYRTASGAPGYKYWQQQADYDIEVELNDDKQSVRGAERITYYNNSPEPLTYLWLQLDQNMRAQDSNTPITEQSSIRDSLPARMFQKYVMYEDNFDGGFDIKSVTDDNGKPLEHIINKTMMKVDLPQPLNPGENFSFHVDWSYNINDRMMDGGRSGYEYFPEDDNYLYTIAQFYPRMARYDDVNGWQNKQFLGNGEFALSFGDFQVAITVPEDHIVAATGELQNAKNVLTSEQSKRLAQAKNEFEKPVMIVTEEEARENEQTKATGKKTWVFKADRVRDFAFASSRKFIWDAMAVKLDQNQPMAMSFYPKEGNPLWEKESTMAVKNTLLGYSNRTFEYPYPVAISVHAASIGMEYPMICFNFGRPNPDGSYTDSKKWGMISVIIHEVGHNFFPMIVNSDERQWTWMDEGLNTFLENLTSEEFYPDMPLKFGTPQTITAYMGGDKNHIRPVMTNSEQIMQFGYNAYGKPSAALYTLRNTIMGPELFDAAFKEYAQRWKFKSPTPADFFRTMEDASAVDLDWFWKGWFYTTDHVDLTVEDVKWYKLQPEEVSVEHNVQTKKGNLNEEEASAEANEETKEWPDTYEPLTVSDTDERFYGEFMNRQNDDAIRKQYEGKNIYEVTFKNEGGLVMPIIIQFNYADGTSETRKIPAEIWRKNENKASKVFALDKELASITLDPDQETADTDLSDNVFPRQEEKSKFDRFKDKNSRE
- a CDS encoding response regulator → MHQVNILLVDDHQIIRDGIKLMLQSCDFINIAEEASNVTEALQVLERSSDIGMVISDISLPREDGFELLRAVKKNYDDVRFLFLSMYIEEQYALQAVEHGADGYLPKDVSVNALIGAIKTIREGDICYDKKISDLIIKAFINKNIRRYGIGESSRSLTKREKEILAQVIDGVSNANIAEKLDISVRTVENHRANILRKVGVKNTAELVRYTLQHDVLN
- a CDS encoding phospho-sugar mutase, producing the protein MDIKIKEKAQKWLDSNIDDESKLTIKKMLQDSNEEELVDAFYKDLEFGTGGLRGVMGVGSNRINKYTVGMATQGLSNYLLQTYPDKDISVAIAHDSRNNSRYFAQVTADVFSANGIKVYFFDDLRPTPELSFAIRTLNCDSGVVLTASHNPKEYNGYKAYWNDGGQLIAPHDKNVIREVGKIEGINAVKFDKDESKIQVIGKDIDDQYLSMLKGLSLSPEAIERQKDLKIVFTSIHGTAIKLVPPALEKLGFTNVHIVQEQAKPDGNFPTVVYPNPEESEALDIALKQATEIDADILMGTDPDADRVGIAAKNPHGKFQLLNGNQTGSMLIHYLLKMWQEKGKLDGKQFVAKTIVTTDLIEKIAENFDVSCYDTLTGFKYIAALIREKEGQEEFIGGGEESYGYLFGDKVRDKDAVASCVMIAEMAAYVKDQGMSLFDFLLDTYLKFGLYHERLHSLTKKGKSGVEEIQQMMLDLRNDPPKTIGGEKVVKIIDYQEGKEKDMTNGDVKPIDFPESNVLQFFTEGGSKISARPSGTEPKIKFYFSIRGELDNKSDYDKKVEQLEEKISGIIREMQI